A genomic segment from Methanoplanus limicola DSM 2279 encodes:
- a CDS encoding iron ABC transporter substrate-binding protein, translated as MKKILKPATVLIILAGLILAFTCGCTGNASVNTQNTDETSVTETIKVTDSLGREVTVPKNPERVVCSGPGCLRYLTYLQAQDKIVGVDDIEIKETMFDARPYSLANPQFKEYPLIGEFRGNDDPEKIVAADPQVIFKTFLTSAGDADELSTKTGVPVVALNYGTLGVYREDMDKTLRIMGKVMGQDERAEDVITFFDEMTGDLQKRTENIPDEEKKTTYVGGIAYHGPHGFQSTEPTYPPFAFINALNVAEGMGTEHADVAKEKIIEWDPEIIFVDLSTLQTDPNAITELKEDPSYQQLNAVKSGEVYGVLPYNWYSINHGSEIADAYFTGKILYPDKFSDIDPVTKADEIYTYLIGEPVFDQMKSEFDNKVFKKLEMK; from the coding sequence TGATAATTCTTGCAGGATTAATACTGGCATTTACATGCGGATGCACCGGAAATGCTTCAGTAAATACACAAAATACAGATGAAACATCAGTAACTGAGACCATTAAAGTTACAGACTCTCTTGGAAGAGAAGTAACTGTTCCAAAAAACCCTGAAAGGGTTGTCTGCTCAGGACCGGGATGCTTAAGATATCTGACATACCTTCAGGCGCAGGATAAAATTGTCGGTGTGGATGACATTGAGATAAAGGAAACAATGTTTGATGCAAGACCATACTCACTTGCAAACCCACAGTTTAAGGAATATCCGTTAATAGGGGAATTCAGAGGCAATGACGATCCTGAAAAGATAGTTGCCGCAGACCCGCAGGTCATCTTTAAGACCTTTTTAACCTCCGCAGGTGATGCAGATGAACTTTCAACAAAGACAGGAGTACCTGTCGTAGCCCTCAACTATGGAACACTCGGAGTTTACAGGGAAGACATGGATAAAACCCTGAGAATCATGGGAAAAGTTATGGGGCAGGATGAAAGAGCAGAAGATGTTATAACATTCTTTGATGAGATGACAGGAGACCTTCAGAAGAGAACTGAAAATATTCCTGACGAAGAGAAAAAGACAACCTACGTTGGTGGAATAGCCTATCACGGTCCACACGGATTCCAGTCAACCGAACCAACCTATCCACCGTTTGCATTCATAAATGCACTCAATGTTGCAGAAGGTATGGGTACAGAACATGCTGATGTTGCAAAGGAGAAGATAATTGAATGGGATCCTGAAATTATATTTGTTGACCTCTCAACTCTTCAGACTGATCCAAATGCAATAACTGAATTAAAGGAAGATCCATCATATCAACAACTAAATGCGGTCAAATCCGGAGAAGTATACGGTGTCTTACCATACAACTGGTATTCCATAAACCATGGAAGTGAAATTGCTGATGCTTATTTTACAGGAAAAATTCTTTACCCGGATAAATTCAGCGACATTGATCCCGTGACAAAAGCAGATGAAATCTATACCTATCTCATAGGAGAACCGGTATTTGATCAGATGAAAAGTGAATTTGACAATAAAGTCTTTAAAAAACTGGAAATGAAGTAA